Proteins encoded together in one uncultured Desulfosarcina sp. window:
- a CDS encoding helix-turn-helix domain-containing protein has translation MISWEAYMDIIALHQQGLSQREITKRTGRHRKTVKKYIQNQ, from the coding sequence ATGATTTCATGGGAGGCGTACATGGACATTATTGCATTGCATCAACAAGGCCTTTCGCAAAGGGAGATCACCAAACGAACTGGCCGCCATCGCAAGACCGTTAAAAAATATATTCAGAATCAGTAA
- a CDS encoding DEAD/DEAH box helicase family protein → MDQPLFDSVIVVTDRRLLDKQLRDNIKEFSEVKNIIAPAYRASELKSALERGKKIIITTIQKFPFIIDGIADLSDKHFAVIIDEAHSSQSGSAHDNMNRAMGHDDEDAEDAQDKILKAMRSRKMRGNASYLAFTATPKNTTLEKFGQQQEDGSFEPFHLYSMKQAIEEGFILDVLANYTTYKSYYEIKKSIIENPEFDTKKAQKKLRAYVERSQQTIDTKAEIMLEHFIPQVVNAKKLRGKSRGMVVTQNIETAIRYYKAINRILDDYGNPFKALVAFSGTKEVDGIEYTEADINGFSDNDTKDMFDRNYIGEKKPKGVNEDQYRLLVVANKYLTGFDQPKLCAMYVDKKLAHVQCVQALSRLNRSAPKLGKKTEDLFILDFFNSIDDIKGAFDPFYTATSLSEATDINVLHELKDAMDDVGVYEWYEVEDFIKRYFDNEDAQTLSPIIDVAAARFNSDLELENSEKADFKIKAKQFVKIYGQMAAIMPYEMVAWEKLFWFLKFLIPKLKVVEPGGDQLDELLESVDLSSYGLQRVKLNHSIVLDEAESELDPQNPNPRGAHGGEEELNPLDEIVRAFNERWFQGWSATPEEQRVRLLSMANSIKSHPDFEDKYKNNPDPHNQHLAFEKLFKEIMLQRRKDDLEFYKLFASDEAFKASLMKSMQRIVNL, encoded by the coding sequence TTGGACCAGCCTTTATTTGACTCGGTGATTGTCGTTACGGACAGAAGGCTTTTGGACAAGCAACTTCGGGACAATATCAAGGAATTCTCTGAAGTTAAGAATATCATTGCTCCAGCGTATAGAGCCTCTGAACTTAAATCTGCACTAGAACGCGGCAAGAAAATTATCATCACAACCATTCAAAAATTTCCATTTATCATCGATGGCATTGCAGACCTGAGTGACAAGCATTTTGCGGTTATCATTGATGAGGCGCACAGTTCTCAATCTGGATCGGCACATGACAATATGAACCGGGCGATGGGTCATGATGACGAGGACGCAGAGGATGCACAGGATAAAATCCTTAAGGCCATGCGCTCACGTAAAATGCGCGGCAATGCCTCTTACCTTGCTTTTACAGCCACGCCCAAGAACACGACGCTTGAAAAATTTGGCCAGCAACAGGAAGACGGTTCGTTCGAACCTTTTCATCTTTATTCCATGAAACAGGCTATTGAGGAAGGCTTTATCCTTGATGTGCTGGCCAACTACACAACCTACAAGAGCTATTACGAGATCAAAAAATCAATCATTGAGAACCCTGAATTTGACACCAAGAAAGCACAGAAAAAACTCAGGGCGTATGTTGAACGCAGCCAGCAGACAATAGACACCAAAGCGGAAATCATGCTGGAGCATTTCATACCACAGGTCGTCAATGCCAAAAAGCTCAGAGGTAAATCAAGAGGGATGGTTGTTACCCAAAATATTGAAACGGCCATACGATATTATAAAGCCATTAACCGCATTCTTGATGACTATGGCAATCCTTTTAAGGCGCTGGTTGCCTTTTCCGGTACCAAAGAGGTTGATGGCATTGAGTACACAGAAGCCGATATCAATGGATTTTCTGATAATGATACCAAGGACATGTTTGATAGAAATTACATAGGTGAAAAAAAGCCAAAGGGCGTAAATGAGGACCAATACCGCCTTCTTGTTGTTGCCAACAAGTACCTGACAGGCTTCGATCAGCCAAAACTTTGTGCTATGTACGTCGATAAAAAGTTGGCACATGTTCAATGTGTGCAGGCATTATCACGGCTTAATCGTTCAGCCCCTAAATTAGGCAAAAAGACCGAAGATCTCTTTATTTTAGATTTCTTTAACAGCATTGATGATATCAAAGGGGCCTTTGATCCATTCTATACAGCTACATCCCTGTCTGAGGCCACGGATATAAACGTCCTTCATGAGCTAAAGGATGCGATGGATGATGTTGGCGTATATGAATGGTACGAGGTGGAGGATTTTATAAAGCGTTACTTCGATAACGAAGATGCCCAAACACTCAGCCCAATAATTGATGTTGCCGCTGCCAGGTTTAACAGCGATCTTGAGCTTGAAAATAGTGAGAAAGCAGATTTTAAGATCAAGGCTAAGCAGTTCGTTAAAATATACGGCCAGATGGCTGCTATTATGCCCTATGAAATGGTTGCCTGGGAAAAGCTCTTTTGGTTTCTCAAATTTCTTATACCAAAGTTGAAAGTGGTTGAACCGGGCGGCGATCAACTTGATGAATTGCTGGAATCTGTGGATTTGAGTTCTTATGGGCTTCAGCGTGTTAAGCTCAACCATTCAATCGTCTTAGATGAGGCAGAATCTGAGCTTGATCCTCAAAATCCAAATCCACGCGGTGCTCATGGTGGTGAGGAAGAATTAAACCCGCTGGACGAAATAGTCCGGGCCTTTAATGAACGTTGGTTCCAGGGATGGAGCGCCACGCCCGAAGAACAGCGGGTACGATTATTAAGTATGGCAAATTCAATCAAATCCCACCCGGACTTTGAAGACAAATATAAAAATAATCCTGATCCGCATAACCAGCATCTGGCTTTCGAAAAACTTTTTAAAGAGATTATGCTGCAAAGACGCAAGGATGACCTGGAATTTTATAAGCTATTTGCAAGCGATGAAGCCTTCAAAGCATCGCTTATGAAAAGCATGCAGCGGATTGTGAATTTGTAA